From a single Pirellulaceae bacterium genomic region:
- a CDS encoding TolC family protein, producing MSWNDSAWVVVLAWTMMFAGCAATSPTHRRLASQGLSASQSATEHASPQTQPEGSAWLPPNFSVAPANFTTAQTDTDPSVGSDPSLVELALPGSESSLENSDSTPASAEARAVPINLPTVLAMIGGQHPVVGFARWRVQEAYAQLDRAKVMWLPSIQSGFNYRRRDGNYQDVQGAIVDVNLNSFNYGLGAGAVAAGSPTQPGIVARFHLADALFLPQAAQRTVWARGHAATAILNQQLLGAGIAYMDLLEACQDLEIISEAVQRTTELAKITRDYAEAGQGLQSDADRTATEFALLQTRQLAAVERQLVASTRLARALSIPMTSALLPQDTVIIPLEMLEPSSDEATLIAAGLSARPELKESQALVAAACQAYKREKYAPFVPSVLLGFSTTSFGGGLGGNTDNFGGRYDIDAMMVWEMRNLGLGEAAARSERTAQVQQATFAKLRMMDQVAQEVAQANVQVRLRRQQLQMAQIAIASARDSYQRNLDRIRDGLGLPIEFLQSIQALEQSQRAYLNAVADYNRAQLQLQCALGWPITAPPSP from the coding sequence ATGAGCTGGAACGATTCTGCGTGGGTAGTGGTCCTGGCCTGGACAATGATGTTCGCAGGTTGCGCAGCTACATCGCCCACACACAGGCGACTGGCCTCTCAGGGGTTGTCCGCTTCCCAGTCCGCTACTGAGCATGCAAGCCCCCAAACCCAGCCCGAGGGCAGCGCATGGCTACCACCGAATTTTTCCGTTGCTCCAGCAAACTTTACGACCGCCCAAACTGACACCGACCCATCGGTAGGCAGCGATCCTTCGCTGGTGGAGTTGGCGCTCCCTGGATCGGAATCTTCGCTCGAAAACAGTGATTCGACACCTGCCTCTGCCGAAGCCCGTGCCGTGCCCATCAATTTGCCGACAGTCCTGGCCATGATTGGTGGGCAACACCCGGTGGTTGGTTTTGCCCGCTGGCGAGTTCAAGAAGCCTACGCGCAGCTCGACCGAGCCAAGGTCATGTGGCTGCCGAGTATTCAATCAGGCTTCAATTACCGACGGCGGGATGGCAACTACCAGGATGTGCAAGGGGCGATTGTGGATGTGAATCTCAATTCGTTCAATTACGGGTTGGGCGCGGGAGCCGTCGCCGCCGGCTCGCCAACACAGCCTGGTATCGTGGCTAGGTTTCATCTGGCCGATGCACTATTCCTTCCCCAAGCGGCACAGAGGACCGTCTGGGCGCGAGGCCATGCTGCTACTGCGATACTCAACCAACAGCTACTGGGCGCTGGCATCGCCTACATGGACTTGCTGGAGGCCTGTCAAGATCTGGAGATCATTTCAGAAGCGGTCCAGCGGACCACCGAACTGGCAAAAATTACCAGAGACTACGCAGAAGCTGGGCAGGGCCTGCAGTCTGACGCAGATCGCACCGCCACAGAGTTCGCCTTGCTCCAGACACGCCAACTAGCTGCAGTTGAGCGACAGCTTGTCGCGTCCACTCGCTTGGCTCGTGCGCTCAGCATTCCGATGACGTCTGCGCTGCTTCCGCAAGATACCGTCATCATACCGCTGGAGATGCTTGAGCCATCATCCGACGAAGCTACACTCATTGCGGCTGGTCTATCCGCGCGACCTGAGCTGAAAGAGTCTCAAGCCTTGGTGGCAGCAGCCTGCCAAGCCTACAAACGCGAGAAGTACGCCCCCTTTGTCCCCAGTGTCTTGCTGGGCTTCAGTACTACTAGCTTTGGTGGCGGGTTGGGTGGCAACACAGACAATTTCGGCGGACGCTATGATATCGACGCCATGATGGTTTGGGAAATGCGCAACTTGGGTCTTGGTGAAGCAGCCGCCAGAAGTGAACGCACTGCGCAGGTTCAGCAAGCGACCTTTGCCAAGCTGCGCATGATGGATCAAGTGGCACAAGAGGTGGCCCAGGCCAATGTGCAAGTCCGCCTGCGCCGGCAACAACTGCAGATGGCTCAGATCGCCATTGCCAGCGCTCGTGATTCGTACCAACGCAACCTCGATCGAATTCGCGATGGCCTAGGCCTGCCGATTGAATTTCTGCAGTCGATCCAAGCACTTGAACAATCCCAGCGCGCTTATCTAAATGCGGTTGCCGATTACAATCGTGCCCAACTGCAACTTCAATGTGCACTGGGGTGGCCCATAACCGCGCCACCATCTCCATAA
- a CDS encoding efflux RND transporter permease subunit — protein MQLILSAMRRPATVMVLVLSLSMGCFLAVGPAVFQHFKWPYPAGLPRGMEVDIFPKLNLPVIYVCQPYGGMDPAQMEGFLTNYYEYHFLYISGIHHVESRNVQGTALMKLYFHPETNMAQAMAETINYVNRSQAFMPPGTVSPFVMRYDTGSVPVGYLVLSSDTRSIAEIQDLALFRVRPMFSSLPGVSAPPPFGGSARSIVITVDPKKLQSYSMSPDEVIVSLTKGNTLSPSGNIPIGDTYPIVPVNSVVKDPQQLGTIPIRVGDNPVFLRDVGLIQDSADAPAGYALVNGRRAVYILATKRAEASTLSVINNIKDALPKMKEALGADGEGIDVRFEFDQSPYVTRAVGGVVSEGLLGALLVGLMILLFLRDWRSSLIVVLNIPLALCSAILALWITGQTINLMTLGGLALAIGILVDEATVSMENIHSHLQRGVPLALAVRDGSLETLVPRLLAMLCILAVFVSSFFMQGAARALFVPLSLAVGFSMIASYLLSSTFVPVMSVWLLKGGHDHDHQPQTLFDRFRAGYESIVTKLVSLRWLVAPTYLVGCLAVVAWIAPQLGRGVFPVVDAGQFRLRMRASDGTHIEKSEALAKQALQIIGDELGPDNIELTLGYVGMIHSNFPVNAVYQWSRGPEEAILYVDLSNKLLLPDEQLKEKIRERLAKDMPDVRFSFEPSDIVNEVMSFGSPTPIEVVLSGTDFSKNREFAETLRTELAGVSALRDIQLGQSMDYPTVQVHVDREKAGLAGLMPVDVSRALVTATSSSRFVVPNYWADPKSGVAYQVQVEIPRPVVRSPYDVETVGSIEQLGRIPLRKTDNGQILVRDVATIERGTMPGQYDRYNMKRQVTLTANISGADLGSVAHQVQQAIKRAGDPPTGSTVEVRGQIPPMQEMEAGLSIGLLLAIVAVFLLLTANFQSLRLAVVTVSTIPAVVAGVVVMLHITGTTINIQSFIGAIMAVGVAMANAILLITFAESRRGENGDVLTAAVSGAGSRLRAILMTSLAMTAGMLPMALALGEAGQQNAPLGRAVVGGLMAATLATLFMLPVFFALLQSKASVKSASMDPDDPESRYFAT, from the coding sequence ATGCAACTAATTCTGTCAGCCATGCGCCGCCCTGCGACAGTCATGGTGCTGGTATTGAGCCTGTCCATGGGCTGCTTCCTAGCCGTCGGGCCTGCTGTGTTCCAACACTTCAAGTGGCCCTATCCGGCGGGACTTCCCAGGGGGATGGAAGTCGACATCTTTCCCAAGCTTAATCTACCGGTCATCTATGTCTGCCAGCCGTACGGTGGGATGGACCCCGCTCAGATGGAAGGCTTCTTAACCAACTACTACGAGTACCACTTCCTGTACATCAGCGGGATTCATCACGTCGAATCGCGCAACGTGCAGGGTACGGCTCTCATGAAGCTGTACTTTCATCCTGAGACCAACATGGCTCAGGCGATGGCCGAGACGATCAACTACGTCAACCGCTCACAAGCCTTCATGCCACCAGGAACAGTGTCGCCGTTCGTGATGCGTTATGATACGGGGTCGGTCCCTGTGGGTTACCTTGTGTTGTCGAGCGACACTCGTAGCATCGCCGAGATTCAAGACTTGGCATTGTTCCGGGTACGCCCCATGTTTTCGAGTCTGCCGGGTGTGTCCGCACCGCCACCATTTGGAGGAAGTGCACGGTCGATTGTCATCACGGTCGACCCCAAGAAGCTGCAATCCTATAGCATGTCCCCGGACGAAGTCATCGTGTCGCTAACCAAAGGGAATACGCTCAGTCCATCAGGCAATATTCCGATCGGTGACACCTACCCGATCGTGCCTGTTAACTCGGTTGTGAAAGATCCGCAACAACTAGGGACCATTCCGATTCGGGTTGGCGACAATCCGGTGTTCTTACGAGATGTCGGATTGATTCAAGATTCGGCAGACGCCCCCGCTGGTTACGCTCTAGTGAACGGACGTCGAGCGGTTTACATTCTGGCCACCAAGCGGGCTGAAGCTTCTACGCTCAGCGTGATCAACAACATCAAGGACGCATTACCCAAAATGAAGGAGGCGTTAGGCGCGGATGGTGAAGGGATCGATGTCCGATTTGAGTTCGATCAGTCGCCCTACGTGACACGCGCGGTCGGCGGCGTTGTTTCCGAAGGCTTGCTGGGTGCCTTGCTGGTGGGCTTGATGATCCTACTGTTCCTGCGCGATTGGCGAAGTTCGCTGATCGTTGTTCTGAACATTCCCTTGGCATTGTGCTCTGCGATACTAGCGTTATGGATCACCGGCCAAACTATTAACTTGATGACCCTAGGTGGTTTGGCTTTGGCTATCGGGATTTTGGTGGACGAAGCTACCGTGTCCATGGAAAACATTCACTCGCACCTGCAACGCGGTGTTCCCCTAGCGCTCGCCGTACGCGATGGGTCGCTGGAGACGCTCGTGCCCCGGCTGCTGGCCATGCTCTGTATCTTGGCAGTGTTCGTATCGTCCTTCTTTATGCAGGGCGCAGCGCGCGCGTTATTCGTGCCACTGTCGCTGGCGGTCGGCTTCTCCATGATCGCGTCCTACTTGCTATCGAGCACCTTTGTGCCGGTGATGTCGGTGTGGCTGCTCAAGGGCGGACATGATCATGACCACCAGCCCCAAACACTCTTCGATCGATTTCGTGCCGGCTACGAAAGCATCGTGACGAAGCTTGTAAGTCTGCGCTGGTTGGTCGCCCCCACATATCTCGTGGGTTGTCTCGCTGTGGTTGCTTGGATCGCACCGCAACTCGGGCGCGGTGTCTTTCCGGTCGTCGATGCCGGTCAGTTCCGCTTGCGGATGCGCGCATCCGATGGAACGCACATCGAGAAGTCCGAAGCTCTGGCCAAGCAAGCGTTGCAGATCATCGGCGATGAACTAGGACCAGACAACATTGAACTGACGTTGGGTTATGTTGGAATGATTCACTCCAATTTCCCGGTTAATGCGGTTTACCAATGGTCCCGCGGACCTGAGGAAGCCATTCTGTATGTTGACTTGAGTAACAAACTCCTGCTGCCCGACGAGCAGTTGAAGGAGAAAATAAGGGAGCGATTGGCGAAAGACATGCCCGACGTGCGCTTTTCTTTCGAGCCTTCAGACATCGTGAATGAGGTCATGAGCTTTGGATCGCCAACGCCCATTGAAGTGGTCCTAAGCGGTACCGACTTTAGCAAGAATCGTGAGTTCGCCGAGACATTGCGAACAGAATTGGCTGGGGTGTCTGCCTTACGTGACATTCAACTTGGCCAGTCGATGGACTACCCCACCGTGCAAGTCCATGTCGATCGCGAAAAAGCGGGCTTGGCAGGCTTGATGCCCGTCGATGTATCACGAGCCCTGGTCACTGCCACTTCCTCCAGTCGATTTGTGGTTCCCAACTACTGGGCAGATCCCAAGAGTGGCGTGGCCTATCAGGTGCAAGTGGAGATACCTCGTCCTGTGGTTCGTTCCCCTTACGATGTGGAAACCGTCGGATCCATAGAACAGCTCGGCCGCATCCCACTTCGCAAGACAGACAATGGTCAAATACTTGTGCGAGATGTAGCGACTATCGAGCGCGGCACCATGCCGGGGCAATATGATCGTTACAACATGAAGCGCCAAGTAACGCTGACCGCCAATATTTCGGGAGCCGACTTGGGGTCTGTGGCACACCAAGTTCAACAAGCCATTAAGCGCGCTGGCGATCCACCGACAGGCAGCACGGTCGAGGTACGAGGCCAAATTCCGCCCATGCAAGAGATGGAAGCCGGTCTCTCAATTGGACTGTTGCTGGCTATCGTGGCGGTGTTCTTGCTGCTGACAGCCAACTTCCAGTCGCTACGCCTAGCCGTGGTGACGGTATCAACGATACCTGCGGTCGTGGCGGGCGTCGTCGTGATGCTGCACATCACAGGTACGACCATCAACATCCAATCGTTTATCGGGGCGATCATGGCAGTTGGAGTAGCGATGGCCAACGCGATTCTGCTGATCACCTTTGCAGAGAGCCGGCGCGGCGAAAACGGTGACGTCCTGACTGCGGCTGTCAGCGGTGCTGGCAGCCGATTGCGAGCGATTTTGATGACTAGCCTGGCGATGACCGCCGGCATGTTGCCAATGGCGTTAGCACTGGGCGAAGCTGGACAACAGAACGCCCCGCTTGGTCGAGCTGTGGTGGGAGGGTTGATGGCAGCCACCCTGGCTACGTTGTTCATGCTGCCAGTTTTCTTCGCACTGTTGCAGTCAAAAGCTAGTGTGAAGTCTGCGTCGATGGACCCTGATGATCCCGAGAGCCGCTACTTTGCGACCTGA